A stretch of the Notamacropus eugenii isolate mMacEug1 chromosome 2, mMacEug1.pri_v2, whole genome shotgun sequence genome encodes the following:
- the PYCR2 gene encoding pyrroline-5-carboxylate reductase 2 isoform X2 → MSSLGVLASHKIMASTPNMDLPTVSALRKMGVRLTHHNKETVQHSDVLFLAVKPHIIPFILDEIGSDIKDRHIVVSCAAGVTISSIEKKLTAFHPAPKIIRCMTNTPVLVREGATVYATGTHALVEDGKLLEQLMSSVGFCTEVEEDLIDAVTGLSGSGPAYAFMALDALADGGVKMGLPRRLAVHLGAQALLGAAKMLLDSEQHPGQLKDNVCSPGGATIHALHVLESGGFRSLLINAVEASCIRTRELQFMADQEKISPAAIKKTLLHKVKLELPPVSTHSLSSGVKLLNRAQAPGAKKD, encoded by the exons ATGTCTTCTCTAGGTGTCCTGGCTTCCCACAAGATAATGGCTAGCACTCCAAATATGGATCTGCCCACAGTTTCTGCACTCAGG AAAATGGGTGTGAGGCTGACCCATCACAACAAAGAAACCGTGCAGCACAGTGATGTGCTCTTCCTGGCTGTCAAACCTCACATTATTCCCTTCATCCTGGATGAGATTGGTTCTGATATCAAGGACAGACACATCGTGGTCTCCTGTGCTGCTGGTGTCACTATCAGCTCCATTGAGAAG AAATTGACAGCATTCCATCCAGCCCCCAAGATCATTCGATGTATGACCAACACCCCTGTATTGGTCCGGGAAGGAGCCACAGTATATGCCACTGGTACCCATGCCCTGGTGGAGGATGGGAAACTCCTAGAACAGCTAATGAGCAGTGTGGGCTTCTGCACAGAGGTGGAAGAAGACCTGATAGATGCTGTCACAGGACTCAGCGGCAGTGGCCCTGCCTAT GCGTTTATGGCCTTGGATGCTCTAGCAGATGGCGGGGTGAAAATGGGCCTTCCAAGAAGACTGGCAGTCCACTTGGGTGCACAGGCCTTACTG GGAGCTGCTAAGATGCTCCTGGATTCAGAGCAGCATCCAGGACAGCTCAAGGACAACGTTTGCTCCCCTGGGGGAGCCACCATTCATGCTTTGCACGTCTTGGAAAGTGGTGGATTTCGATCTTTACTCATCAATGCTGTTGAGGCCTCCTGCATTCGGACCAG GGAACTGCAGTTCATGGCTGACCAAGAGAAGATCTCCCCAGCTGCCATCAAGAAAACCCTCCTACATAAAGTGAAGTTGGAGTTGCCTCCTGTTTCCACACACTCACTTTCCAGCGGAGTCAAGCTGCTTAATCGGGCCCAGGCCCCTGGGGCCAAGAAGGATTGA
- the PYCR2 gene encoding pyrroline-5-carboxylate reductase 2 isoform X1, with amino-acid sequence MSVGFIGAGQLAFALARGFTAAGVLASHKIMASTPNMDLPTVSALRKMGVRLTHHNKETVQHSDVLFLAVKPHIIPFILDEIGSDIKDRHIVVSCAAGVTISSIEKKLTAFHPAPKIIRCMTNTPVLVREGATVYATGTHALVEDGKLLEQLMSSVGFCTEVEEDLIDAVTGLSGSGPAYAFMALDALADGGVKMGLPRRLAVHLGAQALLGAAKMLLDSEQHPGQLKDNVCSPGGATIHALHVLESGGFRSLLINAVEASCIRTRELQFMADQEKISPAAIKKTLLHKVKLELPPVSTHSLSSGVKLLNRAQAPGAKKD; translated from the exons ATGAGTGTGGGCTTCATTGGGGCTGGCCAGTTGGCCTTTGCCCTCGCCAGGGGCTTTACTGCAGCAG GTGTCCTGGCTTCCCACAAGATAATGGCTAGCACTCCAAATATGGATCTGCCCACAGTTTCTGCACTCAGG AAAATGGGTGTGAGGCTGACCCATCACAACAAAGAAACCGTGCAGCACAGTGATGTGCTCTTCCTGGCTGTCAAACCTCACATTATTCCCTTCATCCTGGATGAGATTGGTTCTGATATCAAGGACAGACACATCGTGGTCTCCTGTGCTGCTGGTGTCACTATCAGCTCCATTGAGAAG AAATTGACAGCATTCCATCCAGCCCCCAAGATCATTCGATGTATGACCAACACCCCTGTATTGGTCCGGGAAGGAGCCACAGTATATGCCACTGGTACCCATGCCCTGGTGGAGGATGGGAAACTCCTAGAACAGCTAATGAGCAGTGTGGGCTTCTGCACAGAGGTGGAAGAAGACCTGATAGATGCTGTCACAGGACTCAGCGGCAGTGGCCCTGCCTAT GCGTTTATGGCCTTGGATGCTCTAGCAGATGGCGGGGTGAAAATGGGCCTTCCAAGAAGACTGGCAGTCCACTTGGGTGCACAGGCCTTACTG GGAGCTGCTAAGATGCTCCTGGATTCAGAGCAGCATCCAGGACAGCTCAAGGACAACGTTTGCTCCCCTGGGGGAGCCACCATTCATGCTTTGCACGTCTTGGAAAGTGGTGGATTTCGATCTTTACTCATCAATGCTGTTGAGGCCTCCTGCATTCGGACCAG GGAACTGCAGTTCATGGCTGACCAAGAGAAGATCTCCCCAGCTGCCATCAAGAAAACCCTCCTACATAAAGTGAAGTTGGAGTTGCCTCCTGTTTCCACACACTCACTTTCCAGCGGAGTCAAGCTGCTTAATCGGGCCCAGGCCCCTGGGGCCAAGAAGGATTGA